One Pseudomonas fluorescens genomic region harbors:
- a CDS encoding methyl-accepting chemotaxis protein produces MRNNQPITQRERTFPAQQRLISTTDAKGMITYCNDDFVEISGFSREELIRAPHNLVRHPDVPSAVFSHMWGTLKQGLPWMGIVKNRCKSGDHYWVNAYVTPVFEGNQVIGYESVRVKPTAEQIRRAEALYQRINQGKSAIPSTDKWLPILQDWLPFILVSQLSFMIGATLTSQWGFALAAALSVPLGLMGLQWQQRGLKRLLRLAEQTTSDPLIAQMYTDSRGAQARLEMSILSQEARLKTCLTRLQDTAEHLTDQAKQSDALAHNSSTGLERQRVETEQVATAVNQMAATTQEVASHVQRTADATQEANRLTGRGRDIAGETREAIQRLSVVVGETGLTVTQLAKDSDEIGGVVDVIKGIADQTNLLALNAAIEAARAGEMGRGFAVVADEVRQLAQRTSESTGQIHALIAKLQQTASSAVQTMEAGHRQAEEGVARVLEADQALVGISEAVANITDMTTQIAAATEEQSAVAEEISRNISNISELADQTSEQAHNSALLSEELTKTANTQYSLVARFNR; encoded by the coding sequence ATGCGTAACAACCAGCCCATTACACAGCGCGAGCGGACTTTTCCGGCTCAGCAAAGGTTGATCTCCACCACTGATGCCAAGGGCATGATCACCTACTGCAACGACGACTTTGTCGAAATCAGCGGGTTTTCGCGTGAAGAACTCATCCGCGCGCCGCACAATCTGGTCCGTCACCCTGACGTGCCGTCGGCGGTGTTCTCGCACATGTGGGGCACATTGAAACAAGGCTTGCCATGGATGGGCATTGTCAAGAATCGCTGCAAATCCGGTGACCACTATTGGGTTAACGCCTACGTCACGCCGGTTTTCGAAGGCAATCAGGTGATCGGTTACGAGTCGGTGCGCGTCAAGCCGACCGCCGAGCAGATCCGCCGCGCCGAAGCGCTCTATCAACGCATCAACCAAGGCAAGTCGGCGATTCCTTCGACGGATAAATGGCTGCCGATCCTGCAGGACTGGCTGCCGTTCATTCTGGTCAGCCAGTTGAGCTTCATGATCGGCGCGACGCTGACCTCGCAGTGGGGCTTCGCCCTCGCCGCTGCGCTGTCGGTGCCGCTGGGCCTGATGGGCCTGCAATGGCAGCAACGCGGGCTCAAGCGCCTGTTGCGCCTGGCCGAACAGACCACTTCAGACCCACTGATCGCCCAGATGTACACCGACAGCCGTGGCGCCCAGGCGCGTCTGGAAATGTCGATCCTCAGCCAGGAAGCACGTCTGAAAACCTGCCTGACCCGCTTGCAGGACACCGCGGAACACCTGACCGATCAGGCCAAACAGTCCGACGCGCTGGCGCACAACAGCTCGACCGGGCTGGAACGCCAGCGCGTGGAAACCGAACAGGTCGCCACCGCCGTTAACCAGATGGCCGCCACCACCCAGGAAGTCGCCAGCCACGTCCAACGCACCGCTGATGCTACCCAGGAAGCCAATCGCCTCACCGGCCGCGGCCGCGACATCGCCGGGGAAACCCGCGAAGCCATTCAGCGCCTGTCCGTAGTGGTCGGCGAAACCGGCCTGACAGTGACGCAACTGGCCAAGGACAGCGACGAAATCGGCGGCGTGGTCGACGTGATCAAAGGCATCGCCGACCAGACCAACCTGCTCGCCCTCAACGCCGCCATCGAAGCGGCCCGCGCCGGCGAGATGGGCCGTGGTTTCGCGGTCGTAGCTGACGAAGTTCGCCAACTGGCGCAACGCACCAGCGAATCCACCGGGCAAATTCATGCCCTGATCGCCAAGCTGCAACAGACCGCCTCCAGCGCCGTGCAAACCATGGAAGCCGGGCATCGCCAGGCCGAAGAAGGTGTGGCGCGGGTGCTGGAAGCGGATCAGGCACTGGTCGGCATCAGCGAAGCAGTGGCCAACATCACCGACATGACCACGCAGATCGCTGCTGCTACCGAAGAGCAAAGTGCCGTGGCTGAAGAGATCAGCCGCAACATCAGCAATATTTCGGAATTGGCGGACCAGACGTCGGAACAGGCGCATAACTCGGCGTTGCTGAGTGAAGAGCTGACCAAGACGGCGAATACGCAATATTCGTTGGTGGCGCGGTTTAATCGCTAA
- a CDS encoding CPBP family intramembrane glutamic endopeptidase, with translation MKALPWLHLALLSIGYGLALSYGRLGWLALISIGLLAIAAFAVRQQHVPFARWLGHGLFIVLALALALHWLPGFFNGRAIHPQRFTDNAVPFAMYLNLDKPLIGFWLLLVCPWIVARRSFRLTVCATALALPLSVILALGGAVMLGVIGWAPKWPDQAWLWVLNNLLLVTLVEEALFRGYIQGGLSRRLKHLPYGENLALLLASLIFGLVHAGAGWTWVLLAGLAGVGYGLAYRFGGLGAAIATHFGLNLLHFSLFTYPMLAS, from the coding sequence ATGAAGGCTTTGCCATGGCTTCATCTGGCGCTTCTCAGCATCGGTTACGGGTTGGCGCTGAGCTATGGCCGACTCGGCTGGCTCGCGCTGATCTCGATCGGGCTGCTGGCGATCGCCGCTTTTGCCGTGCGCCAGCAACACGTGCCGTTCGCGCGCTGGCTCGGCCATGGCCTGTTTATCGTATTGGCGCTGGCCCTGGCTCTGCACTGGCTGCCGGGATTCTTCAACGGACGGGCGATCCACCCGCAACGGTTCACCGACAATGCGGTGCCGTTCGCCATGTACCTGAATCTGGATAAACCGCTGATTGGCTTCTGGCTGCTGCTGGTCTGCCCATGGATCGTTGCGCGGCGCTCGTTCCGCCTGACGGTCTGCGCGACTGCCCTCGCCCTGCCCTTGAGCGTGATCCTCGCCCTCGGCGGCGCGGTGATGCTCGGAGTGATCGGTTGGGCGCCGAAGTGGCCGGATCAGGCGTGGTTGTGGGTTCTGAACAACCTGCTGCTGGTGACGCTGGTCGAGGAAGCGCTGTTTCGCGGCTATATACAGGGCGGTCTGAGCCGCAGACTCAAGCATCTGCCCTACGGCGAAAACCTTGCGCTGCTGCTCGCTTCGCTGATTTTCGGCCTGGTCCACGCGGGTGCAGGCTGGACCTGGGTGTTGCTGGCAGGACTGGCCGGGGTCGGCTATGGTCTGGCCTATCGTTTCGGCGGGCTCGGCGCGGCAATCGCCACGCATTTCGGGTTGAACCTGCTGCATTTCAGCCTGTTCACCTATCCGATGCTGGCCAGCTGA